In Methanomassiliicoccus sp., one DNA window encodes the following:
- the gyrA gene encoding DNA gyrase subunit A, whose protein sequence is MTDTNESQEAPKTPAREIIRPIEQEMKKSYIDYAMSVIVGRALPDVRDGLKPVHRRILYGMYDLGMASNKPHKKSARVVGEILGKYHPHGDSAVYDALVRMAQDFSLRYTLINGHGNFGSVDGDEAAAMRYTECRLEKVAEDLLMDIDKETVDFTDNFDASLKEPVVLPSKVPNLLINGSSGIAVGMATNIPPHNLREICDALIHLIDEPSADNLDLMAFVRGPDFPTGGIIYGTNGIIEAYSTGKGRLRVRARTNIEEHEGKKRIIVTEIPYQVNKSAMIENIAELVKDKRIEGITDLRDESDRDGMRVVIELRRDAMEEIVLNQLFTHTQMQVTFGVINLALVNNEPKVLTLRDMLQAFVDYRRMVVIRRTQYDLRQAQARDHILQGLIKAVDSLDEAVRIIREARTTDDARDGLMKRFELDEVQAKAILDMRLRALTGLEIEDLRKEFAEIEQSIRDLEAILADESKVMGIIKAELAEVREAYGDERKTEIVIDTGELDIEDLIPNEEMVVMISSDNYIKRLPLDTYKQQHRGGQGLLGMETKEDDRVVDLFVTMTHNTILFFTDRGRVYQLKAYRIPVAGRHSKGKPIVNLLPKLEEGEKVENNLPLDGLGDGVDLMFATRNGIVKRTALREYRNIRSNGIIAISLEDGDSLVDTKLVQGDDEIVLATQNGQAARFDASEVRTVGRPAIGVIGMRPEPGDEIVSMAVVRPEDKLLSITENGYGKISLVSDYRKIHRGGKGVITIKTTDRNGKVVSVSTIADDDQIILTTVQGNVIRTRAEEIRTMGRSTQGVTIMGLTNGDKITAVARLVRAEEEMKVAHTESKEDASMLPMEEDREDDGET, encoded by the coding sequence ATGACAGATACCAACGAATCACAAGAGGCTCCAAAGACCCCGGCCCGGGAGATCATCCGCCCCATCGAGCAGGAGATGAAGAAATCGTATATCGACTACGCGATGAGCGTCATCGTCGGCCGCGCGCTCCCGGACGTCCGGGACGGGCTCAAGCCGGTTCACCGCAGGATATTGTATGGCATGTACGATCTGGGCATGGCCTCAAATAAACCTCATAAGAAGAGTGCCAGAGTAGTCGGCGAGATTTTGGGAAAATACCATCCACACGGTGACTCCGCAGTCTACGACGCCCTGGTGCGCATGGCCCAGGACTTCTCGCTACGGTACACGCTCATCAACGGTCACGGCAACTTCGGGAGCGTGGACGGCGACGAGGCGGCGGCCATGCGTTATACCGAGTGCCGACTGGAGAAGGTGGCCGAAGACCTGCTTATGGACATCGACAAAGAGACCGTGGACTTCACCGACAACTTCGATGCCTCGCTGAAGGAACCGGTGGTGCTCCCATCGAAGGTGCCCAACCTCCTGATCAACGGCTCCTCGGGCATCGCCGTGGGCATGGCGACCAACATCCCGCCCCATAACCTCCGGGAGATATGCGACGCCCTCATCCACCTGATCGATGAGCCGTCGGCGGACAACCTCGACCTCATGGCCTTCGTCCGGGGGCCGGACTTCCCCACCGGGGGCATAATCTACGGTACCAACGGCATCATCGAGGCCTACTCCACCGGAAAGGGCCGGTTGAGGGTGCGGGCGCGGACCAACATTGAAGAGCATGAAGGTAAGAAGCGCATCATCGTCACCGAGATCCCCTACCAGGTCAACAAATCGGCCATGATCGAGAACATCGCCGAGCTGGTCAAGGACAAGAGGATCGAGGGCATCACCGACCTGCGGGATGAGAGCGACCGCGACGGCATGCGCGTGGTCATCGAGCTGCGGCGCGACGCCATGGAGGAGATAGTTCTCAATCAGCTGTTCACCCATACCCAGATGCAGGTTACCTTCGGGGTCATCAACCTGGCCCTGGTCAACAACGAGCCCAAGGTCCTCACGCTCCGGGACATGCTCCAGGCGTTCGTAGATTACCGCAGGATGGTCGTCATCCGGCGCACCCAGTACGACCTGCGGCAGGCGCAGGCGCGGGACCATATCCTGCAGGGACTGATCAAGGCGGTGGACTCGCTGGACGAGGCGGTGCGCATCATCCGGGAGGCTCGGACCACCGACGACGCGCGGGACGGCCTCATGAAGAGGTTCGAGCTGGACGAGGTGCAGGCCAAGGCCATCTTGGACATGAGGCTCCGGGCCCTCACCGGCCTGGAGATCGAGGACCTGAGGAAGGAGTTCGCGGAGATAGAGCAGAGCATCCGCGACCTCGAGGCCATCCTGGCCGACGAGTCCAAGGTCATGGGCATCATCAAGGCCGAGCTGGCCGAGGTCCGCGAGGCCTACGGCGACGAACGGAAGACGGAGATAGTCATCGACACCGGCGAGCTGGACATCGAGGACCTCATCCCCAACGAGGAGATGGTGGTCATGATCTCCAGCGACAACTACATCAAGCGCCTGCCGCTGGACACCTACAAGCAGCAGCACCGCGGCGGTCAAGGCCTTCTGGGAATGGAGACCAAGGAGGACGACCGCGTGGTGGACCTGTTCGTCACCATGACGCACAACACCATCCTGTTCTTCACCGACCGGGGCCGGGTGTACCAGCTCAAGGCCTACCGCATACCGGTGGCCGGGCGGCACTCCAAGGGCAAGCCCATCGTGAACCTCCTGCCCAAGCTGGAGGAGGGCGAGAAGGTGGAGAACAACCTCCCCCTGGATGGACTGGGGGACGGAGTGGACCTGATGTTCGCCACCAGGAACGGCATCGTCAAGAGGACCGCCCTCAGGGAGTACCGCAACATCCGCTCCAACGGGATCATCGCCATAAGCCTGGAGGACGGGGACTCGCTCGTGGACACCAAATTGGTCCAAGGGGACGACGAGATAGTCCTGGCCACCCAGAACGGGCAGGCAGCGCGCTTCGACGCCTCGGAGGTCCGCACCGTGGGGAGGCCGGCCATCGGGGTCATCGGCATGCGCCCCGAGCCGGGTGACGAGATCGTGAGCATGGCCGTGGTGAGGCCGGAGGACAAGCTCCTCAGCATCACCGAGAACGGCTACGGCAAGATCTCCCTCGTCTCCGATTACCGCAAGATCCACCGCGGAGGGAAGGGCGTGATCACCATCAAGACCACCGACCGCAATGGCAAGGTGGTCTCGGTGAGCACCATCGCCGATGACGATCAGATCATCCTCACCACCGTGCAGGGAAATGTGATCCGAACCCGGGCGGAGGAGATCCGCACCATGGGCCGCTCCACCCAAGGGGTGACCATAATGGGCCTCACCAATGGGGACAAGATCACCGCGGTGGCCCGCCTGGTGCGAGCGGAGGAGGAGATGAAGGTGGCGCACACCGAGTCCAAGGAGGACGCGTCCATGCTCCCGATGGAAGAGGACAGAGAGGACGACGGCGAAACATGA
- a CDS encoding signal transduction protein codes for MNVRGKTTLTDSIPGLDRIFRSDIEAPKVILVTGPPGSMKTSFCYSVMSNYLEKSGEVGLYVTLEETTASHRNNMQSLGIDPSPNMEISDITDLRELDDVIEEDSPTDYIQFIEQTIEYYKKKHGEKFSVFTLDSLGALYSLMEHQENMRKKMFYFFKTLRDQNLICFIVMERVRGGPSDLMGNEGFLVDGIIELGLDRNKGKLVRFIRVEKMRACKHSMEKHTVEVGESGLNVLGPSLG; via the coding sequence TTGAATGTCCGGGGTAAGACTACGCTAACCGACTCCATACCGGGGCTCGACCGGATATTCCGGTCGGACATCGAAGCACCAAAGGTGATACTGGTCACCGGCCCTCCGGGCTCGATGAAGACCAGCTTCTGCTACTCGGTCATGTCGAACTATCTCGAGAAGTCTGGCGAAGTCGGCCTCTACGTGACGCTCGAGGAGACGACGGCCAGCCACCGCAATAACATGCAGAGCCTGGGCATCGATCCCAGCCCTAACATGGAGATATCGGACATCACCGACCTCCGGGAGCTGGACGACGTCATCGAGGAGGACAGCCCGACCGACTACATCCAATTCATTGAGCAGACCATAGAATATTACAAGAAGAAGCATGGGGAAAAGTTCTCCGTCTTCACCCTGGACTCCCTGGGAGCCCTCTATTCCCTGATGGAGCACCAGGAGAACATGCGTAAGAAGATGTTCTATTTCTTCAAGACCCTGCGCGATCAGAACCTGATATGCTTCATCGTTATGGAGCGTGTGCGCGGGGGCCCGTCCGATCTAATGGGGAACGAAGGATTCCTGGTGGACGGCATCATCGAGCTGGGCCTCGACCGAAACAAGGGGAAGTTGGTCCGGTTCATTAGGGTAGAGAAGATGAGGGCCTGCAAGCACAGTATGGAAAAGCATACAGTGGAGGTCGGGGAGAGCGGGTTGAACGTCCTGGGGCCGTCCCTGGGATAA
- a CDS encoding zinc ribbon domain-containing protein gives MNTSCPQCGGGVPDGDNLCPFCGAFLESRTDAEVAGGKDATNLKTEVLRCQNCGVVMNGGERFCGRCGFLADDPYVCQSCQAKIGPEDRFCTSCGRLLRPDKLYRSRSRPIAALILGLVPGLFSIWGLGQFFNLSFYKGALFFVLGVALLLVAPTALIVTISGLHDLAGIAVLGAVLWCALWVLQAMDAYWGAGGE, from the coding sequence ATGAACACGAGCTGTCCGCAGTGCGGGGGCGGTGTGCCTGACGGTGACAACCTCTGTCCCTTCTGCGGCGCTTTTCTGGAATCAAGAACAGATGCCGAAGTCGCAGGGGGCAAGGACGCCACCAACCTCAAGACCGAGGTCCTGCGGTGCCAGAACTGCGGCGTGGTGATGAACGGGGGGGAGAGGTTCTGCGGCCGTTGCGGCTTCCTCGCCGATGATCCATATGTCTGCCAAAGCTGCCAGGCCAAGATCGGCCCGGAGGACCGGTTCTGCACCAGCTGCGGACGTCTGCTCCGCCCGGACAAGCTGTACCGGTCCCGGTCCCGCCCCATCGCCGCTCTGATCCTGGGACTGGTTCCCGGATTGTTCTCGATATGGGGGCTGGGGCAGTTCTTCAACCTGTCATTCTACAAAGGAGCGCTGTTCTTCGTCCTGGGGGTGGCACTGCTGCTGGTGGCGCCCACCGCGCTCATAGTGACAATAAGCGGACTGCACGACCTGGCGGGGATCGCCGTCCTGGGCGCGGTGCTGTGGTGCGCTCTGTGGGTACTGCAGGCGATGGACGCGTACTGGGGTGCAGGCGGAGAATAA